In Zingiber officinale cultivar Zhangliang chromosome 6A, Zo_v1.1, whole genome shotgun sequence, a single genomic region encodes these proteins:
- the LOC121996882 gene encoding probable 3-hydroxyisobutyryl-CoA hydrolase 3 has product MATNKPSNYEDDQVLVEGNSHVRTVILNRPLKFNALNYQMVLQLSEEFQKLENDPAVGLVIVKANGKVFCAGGDVIEYYRCSLTGEWALAAKIYQKQLTLDYLVATYIKPVVFLINGAVMGGGAGLSLNARYRVVTENTVFAMPEAAIGHYPDVGASYFLSKLPGFLGEYLGLTGARLNGVEMVACGLATHFVPSKNLLLLEKSLHEMDVAEPNTIQGIINKYTHQVQLKEDSVLHRLNFIDHFFSKQTVEEILSSLEHENENATLKEEWITKSIRSMKAASPINLKIFLMSIRKGRFEPLEDCLTRDSRISSHILRRTVSNDFLAGIKATILEKNYKPKWEPSKLELVSNDMVETYLTKIPENEGWKELQLPPRDMREKAPRAKL; this is encoded by the exons ATGGCTACAAATAAACCTTCAAATTACGAGGATGATCAG GTTTTGGTGGAAGGAAACTCTCATGTGAGGACAGTGATACTAAATAGGCCCCTAAAATTCAACGCCCTCAACTATCAAATG GTTTTGCAATTGTCGGAGGAGTTCCAGAAGTTGGAAAATGATCCTGCTGTTGGGTTGGTAATTGTAAAG GCAAATGGAAAAGTATTTTGCGCGGGAGGAGATGTTATTGAATACTATCGTTGCTCGCTCACAG GTGAGTGGGCACTGGCAGCTAAAATTTATCAAAAGCAACTCACCTTGGACTACCTAGTGGCAACATACATTAAGCCCGTG GTTTTCCTGATCAATGGGGCAGTGATGGGAGGTGGTGCTGGACTTTCTTTGAATGCAAGATACCGAGTCGTTACCGAAAATACA GTTTTTGCAATGCCAGAAGCAGCTATAGGACATTATCCGGATGTTGGAGCATCTTATTTTCTTTCTAAGCTTCCTGGCTTCTTAG GGGAATATCTTGGCCTTACTGGTGCAAGACTGAATGGTGTTGAGATGGTAGCATGTGGACTTGCCACTCACTTTGTTCCTTCAAAA AATTTACTTTTGTTGGAGAAATCATTGCATGAGATGGATGTTGCTGAACCAAATACAATCCAGGGAATTATTAACAAATATACTCATCAAGTGCAATTGAAAGAAGACAGTGTTCTTCATAG GCTTAACTTCATCGACCACTTTTTCTCAAAACAAACAGTAGAAGAAATCTTATCTTCTTTG GAACATGAGAATGAGAATGCAACTTTGAAAGAGGAGTGGATTACTAAGTCAATAAGATCAATGAAGGCAGCATCACCAATAAATCTTAAGATCTTCCTTATGTCG ATTAGGAAAGGTCGATTTGAACCACTAGAAGACTGTCTAACTCGAGATAGTAGAATATCTAGTCATATTCTTCGACGAACAGTGTCGAACGACTTCCTTGCG GGTATTAAGGCAACAATATTGGAGAAAAATTACAAACCAAAG TGGGAGCCTTCGAAATTGGAACTGGTTAGCAATGATATGGTGGAGACATATCTGACAAAGATACCTGAGAATGAAGGCTGGAAAGAACTCCAACTTCCTCCTAGAGACATGCGTGAGAAGGCACCCAGAGCTAAACTCTAA